In a single window of the Xylanimonas protaetiae genome:
- a CDS encoding acyltransferase family protein, with product MMRGPALDSLTSTRFVAALMVFVTHVTVNHVVADKSLADGLDRWLGRLGYAGVTFFFVLSGFVLMWSAREHDTMRAFYRRRIVKIFPNHLVTWVVGLALMVGTGAIAAVPIASLMPSLFLVQSWSTDLPVLFGTNGPSWSLACELLFYFSFPLLAPLVRAVRTDRLWWAVGAACLFELAVPAVASMLPGTEPSPFQNMPWTQNWFAYFLPAGRVGDFVLGMVLARVVAERRLPRVGVPAALVLAGLGYAGVLLLPGPFGLVAPVALPLGLLVAVLAHREVDGRAGWLAARPLVRLGEISFAFYMVHFLVLQYGPLGLATRAPQDVPRQPAVAAVLVVTSLAISLGLGWALFRLVEVPAMNRWGRTVKREPAVPPPMIEEALRG from the coding sequence ATGATGCGCGGCCCGGCGCTCGACTCCTTGACGTCCACCCGGTTCGTCGCTGCGCTCATGGTGTTTGTCACCCACGTGACGGTCAACCACGTCGTTGCCGACAAGTCCCTGGCGGACGGGCTGGACCGTTGGCTGGGGCGCCTCGGCTACGCGGGAGTGACGTTCTTCTTCGTCCTATCCGGGTTCGTGCTGATGTGGTCCGCTCGCGAACACGACACCATGCGCGCGTTCTACCGCCGCAGGATCGTCAAGATCTTCCCGAACCACCTCGTCACCTGGGTCGTCGGACTCGCTCTCATGGTGGGCACCGGTGCGATCGCCGCCGTTCCCATCGCCTCGCTTATGCCCAGCCTGTTCCTTGTCCAGTCCTGGAGTACAGACTTGCCGGTGCTGTTCGGCACCAACGGGCCGTCGTGGTCCCTGGCCTGCGAGCTGCTGTTCTACTTCTCGTTCCCGCTGCTCGCTCCCCTGGTACGAGCCGTACGGACGGATCGCCTGTGGTGGGCCGTCGGCGCCGCCTGCCTTTTCGAGCTGGCTGTCCCCGCGGTCGCGAGCATGCTGCCGGGCACCGAGCCGTCGCCTTTCCAGAACATGCCGTGGACCCAGAACTGGTTCGCGTACTTCCTGCCTGCCGGCAGGGTCGGCGACTTCGTGCTCGGTATGGTGCTGGCCAGGGTCGTCGCCGAACGTCGGCTGCCACGGGTTGGAGTCCCTGCCGCGCTGGTACTGGCGGGACTCGGCTACGCCGGGGTCCTGCTCCTGCCCGGTCCGTTCGGCTTGGTCGCCCCGGTGGCTCTCCCGCTCGGCCTGCTCGTCGCCGTGCTCGCCCACCGTGAGGTCGACGGTCGGGCGGGATGGCTCGCCGCCAGGCCGCTGGTGCGGCTTGGCGAGATCTCATTCGCCTTCTACATGGTCCACTTCCTCGTCCTGCAGTACGGGCCGCTCGGCCTCGCCACACGGGCACCTCAGGACGTGCCGCGCCAACCCGCAGTCGCGGCAGTTCTCGTGGTGACGTCGCTGGCGATCAGCCTCGGACTCGGCTGGGCGCTGTTCCGGCTCGTCGAGGTGCCCGCCATGAACCGCTGGGGGCGAACCGTCAAGCGCGAACCAGCCGTGCCTCCGCCCATGATCGAGGAGGCGCTCCGTGGCTGA
- a CDS encoding nitroreductase/quinone reductase family protein, giving the protein MADPVVAEFRANQGRVAGLANKHLLLLTVTGRHSGTGRTTPLLYLPDDEAYVVFGLNGGAPRNPAWVGNLIAAGHCEIEVGERTLIATVERATGRDAESLWRRQVALVPEFETFRSRTTRPIPILRLRPLTVGFGPRPQVDRPRGRTELDVEAILFDMDGTLVDSEESINAVWTAFALRHGLDPEQVVAGVHGRTGSEIIADHVTDPEVAAVERRRMVEEQADAADVVREVAGASRLLRALPRAAWAIVTAAPRCIAIRRIAAAGLPMPDVLVSAEDVPRGKPDPEGFLHAARALGATPERCLVLEDSPAGIEAGARAGATVVQVGAPDGGAVHGADLIVPDLTHLRVQARGSRGLHVTVEDHA; this is encoded by the coding sequence GTGGCTGACCCCGTGGTCGCCGAGTTCCGTGCCAACCAGGGGCGGGTTGCCGGCCTCGCGAACAAGCACCTGCTCCTGCTCACCGTCACTGGCCGCCACTCCGGGACGGGTCGCACCACTCCGTTGCTCTACCTCCCGGACGACGAGGCCTACGTCGTCTTCGGCCTAAACGGTGGAGCCCCGAGGAACCCTGCTTGGGTCGGCAACCTCATAGCCGCGGGACACTGCGAGATCGAGGTGGGCGAGCGCACGCTGATCGCGACGGTGGAGCGTGCGACCGGGCGCGATGCAGAGAGCCTCTGGCGTCGACAGGTCGCGCTTGTACCGGAGTTCGAGACGTTCCGAAGCCGGACCACACGGCCAATCCCGATCCTTCGGCTGCGGCCCCTCACTGTCGGCTTCGGGCCACGACCCCAGGTGGACCGTCCCCGCGGCCGCACCGAGCTCGACGTGGAGGCGATCCTCTTCGACATGGACGGCACGCTCGTCGACTCCGAGGAGTCGATCAACGCCGTGTGGACGGCCTTCGCGCTCCGGCACGGCCTGGACCCGGAGCAGGTCGTCGCCGGCGTGCATGGCCGGACCGGGTCGGAGATCATCGCCGACCATGTCACCGACCCCGAGGTTGCCGCCGTAGAGCGGAGGCGGATGGTGGAGGAGCAAGCAGACGCCGCCGACGTCGTACGGGAGGTCGCCGGAGCGAGCCGTCTGCTGCGCGCGCTGCCCAGAGCGGCGTGGGCGATCGTGACGGCCGCCCCTCGGTGCATCGCGATCCGGCGCATCGCCGCTGCCGGTCTTCCTATGCCCGACGTCCTGGTCAGCGCGGAGGACGTCCCGCGGGGGAAACCTGATCCCGAGGGGTTCCTCCACGCGGCCCGGGCCCTGGGCGCTACACCGGAACGCTGTCTCGTGTTGGAAGACTCTCCCGCTGGGATCGAGGCCGGCGCACGCGCTGGCGCGACAGTCGTGCAGGTCGGCGCGCCGGACGGCGGTGCCGTGCACGGCGCTGACCTCATCGTGCCTGACCTGACACACCTCCGGGTCCAGGCCCGCGGGTCCCGAGGGCTGCACGTCACCGTCGAGGACCACGCATGA
- a CDS encoding serine hydrolase domain-containing protein, translating into MTTETADAVQGTVHSGFEPLRAEFVRNFTHRDELGAALAVAVDGDLVADLWGGVADAYDERPWERNTLQLIFSGSKGLVATALLVLVERAGLDLDRPVSVWWPEFGAAGKDRITLRQVVTFTAGLPALHEAVSQADVEDPEAMAAVLAAQPPEDDPRAYPLMYGPFTPGWIVAEIIRRVDGRDLARFFHDEVAAPHGLDVHFGVRPGDLGRVARTEYGAGFLDQFTGYFTSSDPLTQRVWQNPMPFPPDAAIWSDPRRLTALVPAVNAVGTARDLARLYSLLAADATRDEGEPAAILGRELLRDATREHARHTDAIIGVPMVYGGGGYRLRTRARPGADGASFGHDGGGGSANQAWPRVRAGVSYVPNRLIALGPDDRRAGSVVTAAAACFGGGSATPGIEFRRA; encoded by the coding sequence GTGACGACAGAGACGGCGGACGCGGTCCAGGGGACTGTCCACAGCGGCTTCGAGCCACTGCGAGCCGAGTTCGTCCGCAACTTCACGCATCGTGACGAGCTCGGTGCGGCGCTTGCCGTTGCCGTCGACGGCGACCTCGTCGCCGACCTGTGGGGCGGCGTCGCGGACGCCTACGACGAGCGCCCGTGGGAGCGGAACACGCTGCAGCTGATCTTCTCGGGCAGCAAGGGCCTGGTCGCGACAGCCCTCCTCGTCCTCGTCGAGCGTGCCGGGCTTGACCTCGACCGACCGGTCTCCGTCTGGTGGCCCGAGTTCGGGGCTGCTGGCAAGGATCGCATCACCCTCCGCCAGGTGGTGACGTTCACCGCAGGCCTGCCCGCGCTGCACGAGGCGGTCTCGCAGGCGGACGTCGAGGATCCCGAGGCGATGGCCGCGGTGCTCGCCGCACAACCGCCTGAGGATGATCCCCGCGCGTACCCGCTGATGTACGGGCCGTTCACGCCGGGGTGGATCGTGGCGGAGATCATCCGGCGGGTGGACGGCCGCGATCTTGCACGCTTCTTCCATGACGAAGTCGCGGCGCCGCATGGGCTGGACGTGCACTTCGGCGTCCGCCCCGGTGACCTGGGTCGGGTCGCCAGGACGGAGTACGGCGCCGGGTTCCTCGACCAGTTCACTGGGTACTTCACCAGCAGCGACCCGCTGACTCAGCGGGTCTGGCAGAACCCAATGCCCTTTCCGCCTGACGCCGCCATCTGGTCCGACCCCCGTCGGCTCACCGCGCTTGTCCCGGCGGTCAACGCCGTCGGCACCGCTCGTGACCTCGCTCGGTTGTACAGCCTCTTGGCGGCGGACGCGACCCGTGACGAGGGCGAACCCGCAGCGATCCTGGGGCGCGAGCTCCTGCGTGACGCCACCAGGGAGCATGCCCGCCACACGGATGCGATCATTGGGGTTCCGATGGTCTACGGGGGCGGTGGGTACCGTCTGCGTACGCGCGCCAGGCCAGGGGCCGATGGCGCGAGTTTTGGGCACGACGGCGGGGGCGGGTCAGCAAACCAGGCATGGCCGCGGGTCCGTGCAGGCGTCTCGTACGTCCCGAACCGGCTGATCGCCCTCGGCCCGGACGATCGGCGTGCGGGCAGCGTGGTGACGGCCGCTGCCGCCTGCTTTGGAGGCGGTTCCGCGACACCTGGCATCGAGTTCCGGAGGGCGTGA
- a CDS encoding sedoheptulose 7-phosphate cyclase — MSEILSPARHDGAGVFIEPRNVDSWRVRAQKDVAYEVRFCEDVFDPRSTALLETGVPDSPRSLRRFVVIDSVIDNLHGERIRAWFDHHRVEAHLLVLEIDETVKTLDMLAQVAAEFDAFGIDRRREPIIVIGGGVIMDIVGLAANLYRRGTPFVRVPTTLIGLVDAGVGVKTGVNFNGHKNRLGTYFEKSLTLLDPSFLRTLDERHISNGMAEILKIAIVKDRDLFDVLSLSGPELIDRRFQNEDRSGRRAAAYVLEHAIHGMLKELQPNLWEADLERVVDYGHTFSPTVEMHALPALLHGEAVCIDMALTTVMAARRGLMTDSEMRLVLDVMRALRLPAWDDCLEPELLARALEDTRRHRDGQQRLPLPVGIGACTFVNDVTTDEITAALHQLRSLVSDGAPQESRA, encoded by the coding sequence GTGAGCGAGATCCTCTCCCCTGCCAGACACGATGGTGCCGGCGTTTTTATCGAGCCACGGAATGTCGACTCGTGGCGCGTGCGGGCCCAGAAGGATGTCGCATACGAAGTCCGGTTCTGCGAAGACGTGTTCGACCCTCGGTCCACGGCTCTGCTCGAGACCGGCGTACCTGACAGTCCGAGAAGCCTGCGCCGGTTCGTCGTCATCGACTCCGTGATCGACAACCTGCACGGCGAACGGATCCGGGCCTGGTTCGACCACCATCGTGTCGAGGCGCACCTTCTCGTCCTCGAGATCGACGAGACCGTCAAGACGCTGGACATGCTCGCTCAGGTCGCCGCCGAGTTCGACGCTTTCGGGATCGACCGACGGCGTGAGCCGATCATCGTGATCGGTGGGGGCGTGATCATGGACATCGTCGGCCTTGCGGCCAACCTCTACCGCCGCGGCACCCCCTTCGTCCGCGTCCCCACGACGCTCATCGGGTTGGTCGATGCGGGAGTCGGCGTGAAGACCGGTGTCAACTTCAACGGTCACAAGAACCGTCTCGGCACCTACTTCGAGAAGTCCCTGACCCTGCTCGACCCGTCGTTCCTCCGCACGCTCGACGAGCGGCACATCTCGAATGGCATGGCCGAGATTCTCAAGATCGCCATCGTCAAGGATCGTGACCTCTTCGACGTGCTGTCTCTCTCCGGTCCTGAGCTGATCGACCGACGTTTCCAGAACGAGGACCGTTCCGGGCGCCGGGCCGCGGCTTACGTCCTCGAGCACGCCATCCACGGGATGCTCAAGGAACTTCAGCCCAACCTCTGGGAGGCGGACCTGGAGCGGGTCGTCGATTACGGCCACACCTTCAGCCCCACGGTCGAGATGCACGCGCTGCCGGCGCTGCTCCACGGCGAGGCGGTGTGCATCGACATGGCCCTCACGACGGTCATGGCGGCACGCCGCGGGCTGATGACGGACTCGGAGATGCGGCTCGTTCTCGACGTGATGCGTGCCCTGCGCCTGCCCGCCTGGGACGACTGCCTTGAGCCTGAGCTACTCGCACGTGCTTTGGAGGACACCCGCCGGCACCGGGACGGTCAGCAGCGGCTGCCGCTTCCCGTCGGCATCGGCGCCTGCACGTTCGTCAACGACGTCACCACTGACGAGATCACCGCGGCACTGCACCAGCTCCGCTCTCTTGTGTCCGACGGCGCCCCTCAGGAGTCCCGCGCATGA
- a CDS encoding aldo/keto reductase produces the protein MRLADGDVWHGPADRAAAVGLVRHAADLGVTLFDTADSYALGANEEIFGEALGGRDDVVVVSKAGVVRPGPSMEEWVPLGRPEYLKQQAELSLRRLRLERLPVYLLHRIDSQVPLEDQVGALKELQDAGKIGHIGLSMVTVDQIEKASQVADIAVVQNQYNLSARNDGAVIDHCESRGITYMPFFPIAVGELAKPGGVLAEIAAEVGATPAQVSLAWLLYRSPVIAPIPGTTSVEHLAENVAAGSIELTDEQLLRLVEG, from the coding sequence ATGCGGCTGGCTGACGGCGACGTCTGGCACGGTCCGGCGGACCGAGCGGCCGCCGTCGGCCTGGTGCGCCACGCCGCAGATCTCGGCGTCACCTTGTTCGACACGGCGGACTCGTACGCGCTCGGCGCGAACGAGGAGATCTTCGGCGAAGCCTTGGGCGGTCGCGACGACGTGGTGGTCGTCAGTAAGGCTGGCGTCGTGCGCCCGGGGCCGTCGATGGAGGAGTGGGTCCCGCTCGGACGCCCCGAGTACCTCAAGCAGCAGGCAGAGCTCAGTCTTCGGCGCCTGCGACTCGAGCGCCTCCCCGTCTACCTGCTGCACCGGATCGACTCCCAGGTCCCGCTCGAGGATCAGGTCGGGGCTCTCAAGGAACTGCAGGATGCGGGAAAGATCGGGCACATTGGCTTGTCCATGGTGACGGTCGACCAGATCGAGAAGGCCTCACAGGTTGCGGACATAGCGGTCGTGCAGAACCAGTACAACCTCTCTGCCAGGAATGACGGGGCGGTCATCGATCACTGCGAGAGCCGCGGGATAACTTACATGCCGTTCTTCCCGATCGCTGTGGGCGAGCTCGCGAAGCCTGGGGGAGTGCTTGCCGAGATCGCGGCGGAGGTGGGAGCGACGCCAGCCCAGGTGTCACTTGCCTGGCTGCTCTATCGTTCTCCGGTGATCGCCCCCATCCCGGGCACGACGTCGGTCGAGCACCTGGCTGAGAACGTCGCGGCTGGCAGCATTGAGCTCACCGATGAGCAGCTGCTGCGTCTCGTGGAAGGGTGA
- a CDS encoding alcohol dehydrogenase catalytic domain-containing protein, whose amino-acid sequence MTTTTTRSSRTPSTTTRDSATHRAIIRAPTKCVFVEVPTPQPGPGEILLAPEAVAVCGTDIQILRRMRPDPADVVGHEGFARVVAVGSGVTGTAAGDRVMVNPTAPGNPNFLLGHNVPGLLQERVVVNAAAVAGGQLLPVPDQLPAALGTLTEPLAVVTYALECLRNTAPRHLVVDGGGLIGLLAATRARRVLGADTAITVLHRHDAVRRWAVDRIPGIHRTWSLDDDPMGLADVSDGAALLSAVYRDATTQHVERLLEVLGNRLIAVHVIGGVQDSAHLRDSNSVDLAAVRADNTGGPWPPHASSAGSQLFTGNRGVSNARLALAAGDLAAHGHEQASLLTHVVGPEDGVRLLNRIVAGDRHDSSGEPIIRLVIRFG is encoded by the coding sequence ATGACGACCACCACCACCCGTAGCAGCCGCACGCCGTCGACCACGACGAGAGACTCGGCCACGCATCGTGCGATTATCCGGGCGCCCACGAAGTGCGTGTTCGTCGAGGTGCCGACGCCCCAGCCTGGTCCCGGCGAGATCCTGCTCGCACCGGAGGCCGTCGCCGTGTGCGGGACAGACATCCAGATCCTGCGCCGAATGCGGCCGGATCCCGCGGACGTCGTCGGCCATGAGGGCTTCGCCCGCGTCGTCGCCGTCGGATCAGGCGTTACCGGAACCGCGGCGGGAGACCGTGTCATGGTCAACCCAACCGCACCCGGCAACCCGAACTTCCTCCTTGGACACAACGTCCCGGGCCTGCTCCAAGAGCGCGTCGTCGTCAATGCCGCAGCGGTCGCAGGCGGACAGCTCCTGCCAGTTCCCGACCAGCTGCCAGCGGCGCTCGGCACGCTCACGGAGCCACTGGCCGTCGTCACCTACGCGCTGGAATGTCTCCGCAACACGGCACCCCGGCACCTCGTCGTTGACGGTGGAGGTCTCATCGGACTCCTCGCCGCCACCCGGGCACGACGGGTCCTCGGCGCGGACACAGCGATCACCGTCCTGCACCGGCACGACGCCGTTCGCCGCTGGGCAGTCGATCGCATCCCTGGCATTCACCGCACCTGGAGCCTGGACGACGACCCCATGGGGCTGGCCGACGTCTCCGACGGCGCCGCGCTCCTGTCCGCCGTCTACCGGGACGCGACGACGCAGCACGTCGAACGGCTTCTTGAGGTGCTCGGGAACCGCCTCATTGCGGTCCACGTGATAGGAGGTGTACAGGACTCGGCCCACCTCCGCGACTCCAACAGTGTCGATCTCGCCGCAGTCCGTGCCGACAACACCGGCGGTCCCTGGCCCCCGCATGCCTCGTCCGCGGGAAGCCAGTTGTTCACGGGTAACCGTGGAGTGTCGAACGCGAGGCTGGCCCTCGCGGCAGGTGACCTCGCCGCCCACGGGCACGAGCAGGCGTCGCTTCTGACGCACGTCGTCGGGCCGGAGGACGGAGTGCGCTTGCTGAACCGCATCGTTGCCGGCGACCGCCACGACAGCTCGGGCGAGCCCATAATCCGCCTGGTGATCCGGTTCGGGTGA
- a CDS encoding ROK family protein: MTVATGPQVDLDIGGTWFRARVANNSGAEPFETVLPAPSLLRRPDRHVGDLIADLVDLLDRSAPPGADVAVSLGAAMDETTGVVRGSGPLWGDWTGQLPLADLLRKRRPDARWAIFNDLTCGVASLAASAPAEAAQITYMTVSSGVALRTADRTRGVIEVDRWGLQGEVGHGPAAPVDRQILQHWPLPCECGGLGHVASLASGPGLSRAAHALGLGPAKDFAQRFPSLLDLGDPLAQTLLTEAVRPVAEAIRGLWRVRPHAELVAVGGGVASGLGRRYERELRRLLVEDRTYADGGRDHAWVAEHVWVTSDTDLDLRAGARLLANHVLRPLRPGGDHHVNHNQGDAR; this comes from the coding sequence ATGACCGTGGCCACCGGACCTCAGGTCGACCTTGACATCGGGGGTACCTGGTTCCGCGCCCGGGTCGCGAACAACTCGGGCGCGGAACCCTTCGAAACCGTGCTCCCGGCCCCGAGCCTCTTGCGGCGCCCCGACCGCCACGTCGGAGACCTGATCGCGGACCTCGTCGACCTGCTCGACCGTTCAGCTCCTCCCGGTGCCGACGTCGCGGTATCGCTGGGTGCAGCGATGGACGAGACGACGGGAGTCGTCCGCGGGTCTGGGCCGTTGTGGGGGGACTGGACGGGGCAGTTGCCGCTGGCCGACCTGCTCCGGAAACGCCGACCCGACGCACGTTGGGCCATCTTCAACGACCTCACCTGCGGGGTCGCCTCACTCGCCGCCTCCGCGCCGGCGGAGGCGGCGCAGATCACCTACATGACGGTCAGCAGCGGCGTGGCGCTCCGTACCGCCGATCGAACGCGAGGGGTTATCGAGGTGGACCGGTGGGGCCTGCAGGGAGAGGTGGGACACGGACCAGCCGCTCCGGTCGATCGCCAGATCCTCCAGCACTGGCCACTACCCTGCGAGTGCGGTGGCCTCGGTCACGTCGCGTCCCTCGCTTCCGGCCCGGGCTTGAGCCGCGCGGCGCACGCCCTTGGACTCGGACCTGCCAAGGACTTCGCCCAGCGGTTCCCCTCACTCCTCGATCTCGGTGATCCGCTGGCACAGACACTCCTCACCGAGGCAGTGCGCCCCGTCGCCGAGGCTATCCGGGGACTGTGGCGCGTTCGTCCCCACGCGGAACTGGTCGCGGTAGGCGGTGGAGTCGCCAGCGGCCTCGGCCGCCGGTACGAGAGGGAGTTGCGCCGACTGCTCGTCGAGGATCGGACGTACGCGGACGGCGGACGGGACCACGCCTGGGTCGCCGAACACGTCTGGGTGACGTCTGACACGGATCTCGACCTGCGGGCTGGAGCTCGCCTGCTCGCCAACCACGTGCTACGCCCGCTGCGTCCGGGCGGAGACCACCATGTCAACCACAACCAAGGAGACGCTCGATGA
- a CDS encoding MBL fold metallo-hydrolase produces MNYVYDCGSVGSTARCKAEIRTYTSGDGAPSKVDMVFLSHFDQDHVNRVKDLVAAIPVERFVIPLVSAPERLLALARSLDSREPIDPDGWYASFVVNPRGALTALPNQAGDAEIIEIPPGTTPEFADDDVLAAGDVTEPTGAATTWVPPLVTRPARIEAATRGGRTRPVWLWETYVLADVTDRQRLFVQALAQELCVDAESLAKDIDRTACVRSLVMNESRALRKAYEAVSTDLNFTSLMLYSGPVNAIGTGNSAKSWRTRHGGVDRAEIAAWDVRPGWLGTGDAPLNSAGRLKEFGRVFERHLPNVGTFALPHHGSRWSLDPVLLDMFSPPLPACVVSATTPRYGHPHPETQTAVHDRGFHLVQVTGDPRSRWTSSATSWL; encoded by the coding sequence GTGAACTACGTCTACGACTGCGGGTCGGTCGGGAGCACCGCTCGGTGCAAGGCGGAGATCCGCACCTACACGTCAGGCGACGGTGCGCCGTCGAAGGTCGACATGGTCTTCCTGTCGCACTTCGACCAGGACCACGTTAACCGAGTCAAGGACCTCGTCGCGGCCATTCCGGTCGAACGCTTCGTCATCCCGCTCGTCTCGGCGCCCGAACGACTCCTGGCCCTTGCGCGATCGCTCGACAGCCGCGAACCGATCGACCCCGACGGCTGGTACGCATCGTTCGTCGTCAACCCGCGAGGCGCGCTCACCGCCCTTCCCAACCAAGCCGGGGACGCCGAGATCATAGAAATCCCTCCAGGGACAACGCCAGAGTTCGCTGACGACGACGTGCTGGCCGCTGGCGACGTCACTGAGCCAACAGGTGCGGCGACGACCTGGGTCCCGCCTCTCGTGACGAGGCCTGCCCGCATCGAGGCCGCAACGCGCGGCGGTAGGACCCGCCCAGTTTGGCTGTGGGAGACATACGTGCTCGCAGACGTCACAGACCGCCAGAGACTGTTCGTGCAGGCGCTCGCCCAGGAGCTCTGCGTGGACGCCGAGAGCCTCGCCAAGGACATTGACCGCACCGCGTGCGTGCGCTCACTAGTTATGAACGAGTCCCGAGCGCTGCGTAAGGCGTACGAGGCCGTCAGCACAGATCTCAACTTCACGTCGCTCATGCTGTACTCAGGCCCCGTCAACGCGATCGGGACGGGAAACAGCGCCAAGTCGTGGCGGACGCGCCACGGTGGCGTAGACCGCGCCGAGATTGCCGCCTGGGACGTGCGTCCTGGTTGGCTCGGAACTGGCGACGCCCCGCTCAACTCCGCCGGCAGGCTCAAGGAGTTCGGTCGGGTCTTCGAACGGCACCTCCCCAACGTCGGAACATTCGCCCTCCCACATCACGGCTCACGGTGGAGCCTGGACCCGGTGCTCCTCGACATGTTCAGTCCGCCACTGCCGGCATGCGTCGTGTCCGCAACAACCCCGCGCTACGGCCATCCTCATCCGGAGACGCAGACCGCGGTACACGACCGCGGGTTCCACCTGGTGCAGGTCACCGGGGACCCTCGTTCACGATGGACGAGTTCCGCCACCAGTTGGCTCTGA
- a CDS encoding FAD-binding oxidoreductase, producing MTRTQLTRRTVLTAAGASTALFGLSRLHGSAGDLLSAVVEADTSGAAATALTVTPTDRQYWDLVSPFNQRWVGSPDAVRLPTTTEQVVNAVREAVRAGKRLSVRGGGHGYEDWIYNSQIKVVVDMSLMRRVYFDPARQAFAVEAGASLLDVYTGLYEGYGVTVPAGVCATVGIGGHACGGGYGMLSRKHGLIVDYLEAVEVVTVSATGIVRPVVATRDPADPNHDLWWAHTGGGGGTFGVVTRYWFRSKNTTSTDPTELLPAPPVQVLSVTAEWPWDQITEQGFAKLLRAYGTWHERHSGRADPYAGLCSWLFVPHRTGGKINVLIQMDGSRGDAEHLVRAFLDELDAAAGVLRTENVLRTEWLKATRHMGMGSPLQTSPTLRGEHKSAYLRRSFTEEHIAAAWKHLTRADYDNGYGMFVATSYGGAINDVAPDATAVHQRDAILKLLFQTYWTDPSQDARHVSWLRDLYEEMYASTGGVPVPGEVTAGCYVNYPDGDISDPARNQSGVPWTTLYWGDNYSRLQRVKAAYDPTDFFRHAQSVRLPGVAPVNGGRP from the coding sequence ATGACTCGCACCCAACTCACCCGTCGCACGGTCCTCACGGCTGCCGGTGCAAGCACAGCCCTCTTCGGGCTGTCGAGGCTCCACGGATCGGCCGGGGATCTGCTGTCCGCGGTCGTCGAGGCGGACACGTCCGGTGCAGCGGCGACGGCGTTGACCGTGACCCCGACCGACCGCCAGTACTGGGATCTGGTCTCTCCGTTCAACCAGCGCTGGGTCGGATCGCCCGATGCCGTGCGGCTGCCCACGACGACCGAGCAGGTCGTCAACGCCGTGCGGGAGGCGGTCCGAGCAGGAAAGCGGCTCTCGGTCCGCGGCGGGGGGCACGGCTACGAGGACTGGATATACAACTCCCAGATCAAGGTCGTCGTCGATATGAGCCTGATGCGCCGCGTCTACTTTGACCCGGCTCGCCAGGCGTTCGCAGTCGAGGCGGGGGCCTCGCTGCTCGATGTCTACACCGGCTTGTATGAGGGCTACGGCGTGACGGTACCCGCCGGGGTGTGCGCCACGGTCGGCATCGGGGGGCACGCCTGCGGCGGCGGTTACGGCATGCTGTCGCGCAAGCACGGCCTGATTGTCGACTACCTGGAGGCCGTGGAGGTCGTGACGGTGTCCGCGACGGGGATCGTCAGGCCCGTCGTCGCGACCCGGGACCCGGCCGATCCGAATCACGACCTGTGGTGGGCCCACACCGGTGGCGGAGGCGGCACCTTCGGCGTCGTGACCAGATACTGGTTCCGCTCCAAGAACACAACCAGCACCGACCCGACGGAGCTGCTACCGGCTCCGCCGGTCCAAGTACTCTCCGTGACGGCCGAGTGGCCTTGGGACCAGATCACCGAGCAGGGCTTCGCGAAGTTGCTGCGGGCCTACGGTACGTGGCACGAACGGCATTCCGGGAGGGCGGACCCCTACGCCGGCCTCTGCAGCTGGCTCTTCGTCCCGCACCGGACGGGCGGGAAGATCAACGTGCTAATTCAGATGGACGGCTCCAGGGGCGACGCCGAGCATCTCGTACGCGCCTTCCTCGACGAGCTGGACGCTGCTGCGGGCGTGCTGCGTACGGAGAACGTGCTGCGCACGGAGTGGCTGAAGGCGACCCGTCACATGGGCATGGGCTCCCCACTGCAGACGTCGCCGACGCTCCGCGGCGAACACAAGTCCGCGTACCTACGCAGGAGCTTCACCGAGGAGCACATCGCGGCCGCGTGGAAGCACCTGACTCGCGCCGACTACGACAACGGTTACGGCATGTTCGTCGCCACCTCGTACGGCGGCGCCATCAATGATGTCGCTCCGGACGCGACGGCCGTGCACCAGCGTGACGCGATTCTCAAACTGCTCTTCCAGACCTACTGGACCGACCCGTCGCAGGACGCGCGGCACGTCTCCTGGCTCCGCGACCTCTACGAGGAGATGTACGCCTCGACCGGCGGCGTGCCGGTCCCTGGCGAGGTCACGGCTGGCTGCTACGTCAACTACCCGGACGGCGACATCAGCGACCCTGCCCGTAACCAGTCCGGGGTCCCGTGGACCACGCTGTACTGGGGAGACAACTACTCCCGGCTCCAGCGAGTGAAGGCCGCGTACGATCCGACCGACTTCTTCCGGCACGCACAGTCGGTGCGGCTGCCCGGAGTCGCCCCGGTGAACGGGGGCCGACCATGA